The sequence below is a genomic window from Nitrospira sp..
GGAGTTTGCCGAATCCGCCGAATGGCTGCGATGGTCCAAAGACGAACTGCTGAAGAATATTCACTCCGATCTCCTGCCCGACGGGGTCCATTGTGAACAATCGACCGACTACCACCATCTGGTCCTCAAGAATTACCTCTGGGTCAAGAAGCTTGCGCTCATCAACCAGATCCGGATGTCGGAAGAGTTTGATGCGTTGATACAGAAAGCCTTGGAGTTTTCGCTCTACTGCCATAGACCAGACGGCAGGATCCCAGCGCTGAGCGACGGTGATAGCCGCTGTTTCTTGGACCTTTTGCAACAAGGCTACGACCTCTATGGAGGAGAAGACCTGCTCTATGTGACATCGCAAGGGACAAAGGGACAGCCTCCCATCCTCCGTTCAAAAGGGTTTCCCCACTCAGGGTACTACGTACTACGGAGCGGATGGGGCGATCAGGGCGAAGCCTATCGGGACGAACGCTATTTGATCTTCGATTGCGGCCCTCTGGGCGCAGGCAACCATGGGCACTTAGATCTCCTCAGCTTTGAAGCGTACGCCTATGGCACATCGCTTATCGTGGATCCAGGCCGTTACACCTACGACGAATCAGGACCTGTTAATTGGCGTGTCCGTTTTCGTAGCACGGCCTCCCACAATACGGTGCTGGTGAATGGTCGGAATCAAACGCGGTACGAGTGGAGAAAGAATCGCTTCAGGATTTCTGGCCTTGAGCCGGAACGGGAGATCAAGGCGTACGTCAATGAACCCAGACTCGATTATCTGCATGGGGTTGCCAGGAGTCATGAATACCCCGTTGTTCACGAGCGGAAGGTGCTATTCATCAACGGGGAATACTGGGTGATTGTCGACCTCTTGCGAGCCACTGAATCCCATACGTACGACCTGTTGTTCCACCTGTCGCCTCCGGCGCAGGATCGGGTCTCGGTCATGCTGTCCGACAACACGCTGTCGATCCGTTCGCCGCAACTTGTTCTCGCTCAGCCTCTCATTCCGAACATGCGCCCGTCTATCCAGGAAGGCTTTGTGTCCCCCTCGTACGGCGAAAAACAGCACGCGCCGATCGTGCGGCTGACTCAACAAGACTCAAGTACATGCTTCCTCACCGTACTGTATCCCTACAAGGGCGACGAACCGAATATCTCCGTTGAGACGCCGGAATCTGATCGAGGCCCTCAGGCCCTCCTTTTGGGCGAACGATCGTCGGCACAGATCACCATTGTTCACAATGGACGACGATATACCGATGAACTGTTATTCGCCGACCAGCCTGACCAGGGAATCAGAATGTCGGGGACCTCCTCCACCAGTCATGTGCACGTCTCCCGTACGGACCAGGACGATCGTCTCCTATTTCGGTACCAGGCCTAAACTATGATGGACCCTGCTGTGATCAACAACGGGTTTTCATCCTCACATCCCACGAATACTGTGCTCAATGACCTCCCAACGGATACTCGCCTTCCACAGCTGCCGATCATCCTAGACATGGAGATCATGAGGGAAAAGTTCCAAGACTGCCTCTTCGTATCAATCAATGATCAAACACAGTTTGTAGTCCGGCAATGCGAGATCATACAGATTCGGTACAAACCGGCCTCGTCCTGCATGGTCAGCTATCGCCTGGGCATCGAGAACACGTCGACAAGAGAGCATGGAGAACAAATCTTATGCGGCCGTGCCTTCCCAGAGGGCTGTTCGCAATCACAATGGGAGAAGGCTGGTGCCCGCGCTCTTGTTCAGCCTTGCTTCGGGAAGCCACTGATCCATCTCAGCGATCTCGAGATGGTCCTCTGGAGCTTTCCGAGCGATCGCAAGATGCACACGTTGCCGGCCGCTATTGATGCAACCCACAGCACGTCTGAAACTCCGCCGAGCTGGCTCCTATCGCATGTAGGCACAGGGTGGCGCGTGGCCCACTCGAGGTCCCGACTGATGCACTATGTTGGGGAACACAGCTGCACAATGCAGACATCGATTGAACTGATCCACCCGTCCCAGAATACGAGACAGACGCTGACCATCTTCGGCAAGACCTACTACAACGAGGACGGCGTCCAAACAGATCGCGTCATGCGCCAACTATGGGACAGTGCCCCCAGACGGAGTGGGCAGCTGCATATGGCGCAACCCTTGTGGTACGACGCCCGACTCAAGACATTGTGGCAATTGGGTATTCATGGCACCACGCTGGAAAACAACTCCTTTGAAGCCCCAGCCGGTATTCCCATTCTGAAGAAAGCCGCTCACGCAGTCGCCACATTCCACACAACCCCTGTGTCGAATATTCCACCGATCACCGTATTGGAGCTGCTCGGCAAGCTCGAAGTAGTGACATCTATGTTGATGCGGTGCCGACCTTCTTGCCGATCCATACTTATCCCGCTACGAGATCGGTTAATAGATCAGGCCAAAACCATTTCTGTTGAACCGACCACGACGCTACACGGTGATCTCCATATGAAGAATCTGTTCCTGACACACGACAGGATCGCCTTGATCGATCTCGACAACGTTTGTCAGGGACATCCTGGTCAGGATATCGGCAGCTTTGTTGCCGGGTTGCTGACGGGGGCACTGGCGAAGCAGATGCCGTTGTCTCAAGCGGCAGGTCCACTGCAGACATTTCTCCAGCACTACAATCAATGCGCACCATGGAAGCTTGATCAGCCAACGCTCACCTGGTTTACCGCCGTGGCCTTGGTTACCGAGCGTTCGTATCGATGCGTAACCCGTCTCAAGGACGGTCGACTAGGATTGTTGGACAGTCTGCTGAACCTTGCCCACGAAATTTCCAAGGTCTGTGCATTACCTTCTCCAACTGACGAATCGACTGCCACTTGTGAAAGGACCAGTGAACAGTGAGCGCCCAGACAACACTCCGCCCAACCACCGTCCACCTGGTTCACCACGGTGAAAGTCTGCTGAACCGAGAGAAACGCGTGTCCGGTCAGCTCGGCACCTCACTCTCTTCAAATGGTGTCCGACAGGCCCGGCTACTGGCTGATCAGCTTCGGGATGTCTCTTTAACAGGGATCTACACGAGCGGCCACGACACAAACCATAGCCTGAAAACATGGCACCTATAGAGGTCATCGAAACAGAGGCGGCCAACAAACCGATGGTCGACGTTGATTGGCCAACGATGAAACAAAGGTTTCAACAGTTCACAAGTCCGGGTACCGCATCCGAGATCCTTCGATCTTGCCTGCCTGAACTGGCGAGTACTTCTCGTGGGATCAGCGACTGTACCATTCAAGATGCGAGACTGAAGACGTTCATGAAATCGTCAAGTAGGGTCAAATCCACATTGTCTGCTTGCTATCAGCTCACGGTGCAAGAACCCTCAACGAGTCAGGATTCCCAACGTCTGGTCTACCTCAAGGCCTATCTGAACGGCCGCAGTGCCGAGGTCTTTCGCTGTCTCGGCCATGACCGACATGCCGAACAGGCGCTTGACCAGGCAGTGACTCACGTGCCGAAATATGATGTCGTCATCTGGCGATTCCCCCACGATCCCGTCCTTCCCCATTTGTCTCAACTCATCAATCTTCAGGCCGTTGGGGAACACCTCCCATCGGAAGGCTTGAGCCGAATCGGCATGAGCGGAACACCGCACGTGACGGCAAGCCACGTCGTGAACTACCGACCGGAAATACGGTGCACGAACCGCTATGACTTGTACGATTCCATCCAGAACCGCTCGTACCAGCTGTTCGGCAAAACATTTCGTCAGAACGAGGGACGATCCCTCTGTGCACGACTCCAATACTTCTGGGACCGGTCCCGTCATGACTCTGATGCCATGACCGTCGCACAACCGCTTGGGTACAGCGCATCGGCGAATACCCTGTGGCAACTCGGCGTACCCGGTAGACCGCTCCTCCAGATTTTGAACCCATCGAACTCTGACCAGTACATCGCGGAACTCGCACGAGGCTTGGCTTCGCTGCATACCAGTCACGTAGTCGGCTTGCTGACGCATCAGCCAGTCGAACATATCGCCGAGGTTGGCAAGAAACTAGCGAAACTCTCAGACGCCGTCCCATCCCTCGCGAAAACATGTATGGCCATGGCCGATGACCTCGAACAGACCGCGCCTCAGGCATCAACTATTCCTTCGTGTCCTATCCATTGGGATTTTCACATTCAACAGCTACTCGCCCACCAGGGACAGCTCGTGTTCTGTGATCTTGATGAGCTAGTCCTCGGAGACCCGGTTCAGGATCTTGCCAACTTTATAGTCGATCTACATTTCCGTGGGTTGGACCGGCAATTTGTGCGGGGTCTCGCGACTCGGCTGTATCAGGCCTACCGCCAACAGGTGGAATGGGACGTCCCGATCGAGCGGTTGACCTGGCATACCCGGCTCCAATTCATCAATAAGGCCTATCGGCATTACGTGCGGTTCGCGCCAGGATTTGAGGGAACCGTCGAGGAAATTATCCGGTGGGCCGGAAGAGGATTCAGTCTATGAGAGACCAGTCTGAGCACAAGACGGCGAGTACCGAGAAACCCCACATTCTCATCTATTGTCAGCACATCCTTGGGATGGGCCATCTCATCCGCAGCATGGCTATCGCACGCGCGCTTAGGAATTGCACCGTTGTGTTTGTAAACGGAGGCGAATCACTCTCCGGCGTGGAGGTGCCATCGTGGGTCACGATCGTCAACCTGCCCCCGATCACGTCAGATAGCGAATTCCAAGGACTGAACATTCATGGCAAGGACACCACCCTTGAGCAGATCCAACTGGCCAGAAAGCACATGTTGTTCGAGCTTTTCGGGCACTTTCGTCCCGACGTCGTGGTCATCGAACTCTTCCCATTCGGGAGAAAGCGGTTTGCCTTCGAATTACTGCCGTTGCTGGCGCACATCCGTCTCTCCTCCCCGTCTACCAAAGTTGTCTGTAGCCTGCGAGATATTCTCGTGACAAAACCGGATCAGGTTCGTCACGAAGGCTGGGTCGTGAGCCTGATGAATCGGTACTTCGATCTGCTCCTGATTCACTCGGACCCGACCTTTCAGACGTTGGATGAAACCTTTTCACGCTGCCAAGATCTCCGATGCGATGTTCAGTACACGGGCTTTGTCGCCCAGGAATCCAATATGCCGATGGAAACAGTCCTGGCAGGAGAGAAACCGGTATCCAACGGCACTCCGCTGGTGCTTGCCAGTATCGGCGGAGGGCGCGTGGGCTACGAACTGCTCGACGGGAGTATTCGTGCCTCCGTTCTGCTGATTCGGAGAGTGCCCCATCGGATGCTGCTGTTCACGGGTCCCTATATGCCCGAGCACCAGTATGCGCAACTCCACGAGCTTGCAGCTCAGTACTCACACATCGGGGTCCGTCGCTTTACCTCATCCTTCGAATCACTCATGCAGCAGGCCGCCTTGTCCATCTCAATGGCGGGTTACAACACCTGCATGAATCTGCTGAATACCGGTACTCGCGCGCTCGTGTGGCCCTTTACCGGTCACAAGAATGATGAGCAAACCATTCGAGCACAGAAACTGGAACGACTTGGGCTCCTGACCCTGCTGAAGCCTACCGATCTCAGCCCAGCGAGGTTGGCAGAAAAGATTGTGGCATCCCTGAGTCGTTCTCAAATCCATGCTCCACATTCCATTAATACTAACGGTGGACGAGAGACAGCCATGGCGATTGAACGACTGGCGTCACAGCCACACGGTCGGACTCTCAGTGCGAGCAGAGCCTCGACCTCGGCACCCATACATCAACCTGGCCAATGGCTCACCGAGCTCAAGCACTTTCTCGATACAAAGGAGGCTGACGGCCGAGACCTCCACATTTTTCTTCGCGATGATGATGTCGACGAAGATGAAGACTCGCTTAAGCATCTGCTTGATCTTGCACTGGCCCGAAGTGTGCCGATGAATCTAGAAATTATCCCTGGTCGTCTCACGCCGGCCTGCACGACCATTCTCAAGAACGCCCTTCGGGCCGACCATGCTCTGTTGAGTCTGGACCAACATGGCTGGATGCACAGCAATCACGAGCCGGAGGGACGCAAATGTGAATTCGGCCCTTCCCGCTCGTTCACGCAGCAACTGAACGACATCGCACAGGGGAAAGCCCTTCTTGAGGCCACATTTGAAGAGTTATTCTTCCCAGCCTTCACCCCGCCCTGGAATCGCTGCACCAAGGACACGCATCACGCTCTCGATGAACTCGGCTTTCATGTGTTGTCGAAGGATCTGGGAAAGAGCTGTGTCACCGAGTACCGGTTCTCAGAAATTTCCACGACGCTGGACCTCTACACCTGGAAAGAAGGGGCGCGTATGAAATCTCCGCATGAGATCGTACGTGAACTCATGACGCAGTGGGACAGGCTCCCCGTCGTAGGACTGCTGTTGCATCATAACGTCATGGCCCCGGACGCATTCAGTTTTCTTGATCAGATTCTCTGTGAGCTCATTCGCCGTTCCATCGTACGGTTCCATACGTTTCGCACCTTGCTGCCGCTCACACGAGAACCACAGGTGGTACCACGATGAGACAGACGGATATCGCTCGTCGAGGGTACGCTCGATTCCGAGCCATCATCGTCTCGCACTTACGCTCGGCCAAGCGCCATCTGGCCCTGGCCGCCGGCTGTCTGCTGGGTGTCACCCTCATGCAGCTTGTGGCGCCATGGCCGCTCAAATTCATTTTTGACTACATCCTGCTCCAGAAACCGATCCCTTCCTCATTGGCATTTCTTGAGAGACTCTCCCAATCATGGCCATTGTCTCTGTTGGCCGGCCTGGCTGCATCGATCGCCGTGATCGCATCCATGAACGGTGCCTTGTCCTATGCCCAATCATTTGTCACGAGCAAAATCGGCCATCGCTTGGTGTTTGCGATCCGACGACACCTTTTTGCTCACGTCCAAGGGCTCTCGCTGTCCTTCCATTCGCAAACCCGTTCCGGCGAACTGCTCACGAAACTCGCTGGTGATACCCAAACCCTGAAGAATGCCTTCACGGACATTCCGTTAACCGTGTCCGGCCACCTCCTCACATTCGTCGGCATGTTTACGGTCATGTTTGCCGTCAATTGGGAACTGAGCCTGATCATCTTGGCCACGATGCCGATTCTCGTGAGCGCTCTTTTCATCTTAAATCGTAAAATTCTGGCGACGACACGCGATCAGCGTGAGCGAGACAGTCATATGGCCTCGCGACTGAATGAGCTGCTGTCGTCTATCTCGGTCGTGCAGACCTTCGGGCGAGAACGGGTCGAGCAAGATCGGTTCGACCAGGAAAGTGCCAAACACCTTCACACCGGGCTTCGAACGGCCAGAACCACCGCGGCAGTCACGCGAGTCGTCTCCATCATCGGTGCCGTCAGTACGGCCGCCACCGTGTTTTTGGGGGCATGGCAAGTCCTCAAGGCGCGCATGACCCCAGGAGATCTTTTGATCTTCGTCAGCTATATGAAGAATCTCTACAGTCCCATCAAGGACCTGTCCAAGTTGTCGACTCAATTTTCCCAGGCCATGGTCAGCGTCCGGCGCATTGCCGATTTGCTCGGTAATGAACCCGACATTCAGGACCGCCCAGACGCCATCAAGGTAAATCATCTGATCGGCGACATCCGTTTGGAACATGTCTCATTCAGCTATCTCGAAGGATGTCCCGTGCTCCATGACCTCTCCCTCCAGATTGCGCCCGGTCAGCGAGTGGCGCTGGTCGGTCCATCTGGAGCCGGAAAATCGACGGTCCTTAACCTGTTGCTCCGACTCTATCAACCGTCGGAAGGCACGATCGCTCTCGATCGGAGGAACCTTGCCGACTACGAGCGCGAATCGCTCCGTCACAACATCGGCGTGGTGCTCCAGGACACTCTGTTGTTCAGAGCCAGCATCGCGGAGAACATTGCGTACGGCATCGAGCAGGCGGCTCGCGAGCAGATTATCGAAGCGGCCAGGGAGGCAAATGCCCACGAGTTCATCGTGGCCCTGCCGGACGGATACGACACTGTCATTGGAGAACGCGGCAGCACCTTGTCCGGTGGCCAACGGCAGCGGATCTGCCTTGCACGAGCACTCGTCAAACAACCGTCCATTCTCATGCTGGATGAACCCACCGCGTCGCTGGATCATCGATCGGCCACCTATATTCGTGAAGCCATCACACGCATCCAAGCAGATC
It includes:
- a CDS encoding alginate lyase family protein; amino-acid sequence: MLPATSQHDSDERIDQRPVFAEPFQGLPVKTLLEHFQTRTTVRYFPVPDAVEAARPKIDEILMNQFEFNGERHTFPASPLWLTNLSSDQEWLILLHKFYYAVGLGIAYHETKDPRYAQKWVDLISSWIRTVPLDFLPSDVAGRRIQNWIFAHYYFMNTPLPSCITPDFYRSFLVSLHHQVSYLRDHVTPARNHRTLELCAIFLASVVFPEFAESAEWLRWSKDELLKNIHSDLLPDGVHCEQSTDYHHLVLKNYLWVKKLALINQIRMSEEFDALIQKALEFSLYCHRPDGRIPALSDGDSRCFLDLLQQGYDLYGGEDLLYVTSQGTKGQPPILRSKGFPHSGYYVLRSGWGDQGEAYRDERYLIFDCGPLGAGNHGHLDLLSFEAYAYGTSLIVDPGRYTYDESGPVNWRVRFRSTASHNTVLVNGRNQTRYEWRKNRFRISGLEPEREIKAYVNEPRLDYLHGVARSHEYPVVHERKVLFINGEYWVIVDLLRATESHTYDLLFHLSPPAQDRVSVMLSDNTLSIRSPQLVLAQPLIPNMRPSIQEGFVSPSYGEKQHAPIVRLTQQDSSTCFLTVLYPYKGDEPNISVETPESDRGPQALLLGERSSAQITIVHNGRRYTDELLFADQPDQGIRMSGTSSTSHVHVSRTDQDDRLLFRYQA
- a CDS encoding phosphotransferase, with amino-acid sequence MQTSIELIHPSQNTRQTLTIFGKTYYNEDGVQTDRVMRQLWDSAPRRSGQLHMAQPLWYDARLKTLWQLGIHGTTLENNSFEAPAGIPILKKAAHAVATFHTTPVSNIPPITVLELLGKLEVVTSMLMRCRPSCRSILIPLRDRLIDQAKTISVEPTTTLHGDLHMKNLFLTHDRIALIDLDNVCQGHPGQDIGSFVAGLLTGALAKQMPLSQAAGPLQTFLQHYNQCAPWKLDQPTLTWFTAVALVTERSYRCVTRLKDGRLGLLDSLLNLAHEISKVCALPSPTDESTATCERTSEQ
- a CDS encoding histidine phosphatase family protein; the encoded protein is MSAQTTLRPTTVHLVHHGESLLNREKRVSGQLGTSLSSNGVRQARLLADQLRDVSLTGIYTSGHDTNHSLKTWHL
- a CDS encoding aminoglycoside phosphotransferase family protein; translation: MKSSSRVKSTLSACYQLTVQEPSTSQDSQRLVYLKAYLNGRSAEVFRCLGHDRHAEQALDQAVTHVPKYDVVIWRFPHDPVLPHLSQLINLQAVGEHLPSEGLSRIGMSGTPHVTASHVVNYRPEIRCTNRYDLYDSIQNRSYQLFGKTFRQNEGRSLCARLQYFWDRSRHDSDAMTVAQPLGYSASANTLWQLGVPGRPLLQILNPSNSDQYIAELARGLASLHTSHVVGLLTHQPVEHIAEVGKKLAKLSDAVPSLAKTCMAMADDLEQTAPQASTIPSCPIHWDFHIQQLLAHQGQLVFCDLDELVLGDPVQDLANFIVDLHFRGLDRQFVRGLATRLYQAYRQQVEWDVPIERLTWHTRLQFINKAYRHYVRFAPGFEGTVEEIIRWAGRGFSL
- a CDS encoding ABC transporter ATP-binding protein, whose translation is MRQTDIARRGYARFRAIIVSHLRSAKRHLALAAGCLLGVTLMQLVAPWPLKFIFDYILLQKPIPSSLAFLERLSQSWPLSLLAGLAASIAVIASMNGALSYAQSFVTSKIGHRLVFAIRRHLFAHVQGLSLSFHSQTRSGELLTKLAGDTQTLKNAFTDIPLTVSGHLLTFVGMFTVMFAVNWELSLIILATMPILVSALFILNRKILATTRDQRERDSHMASRLNELLSSISVVQTFGRERVEQDRFDQESAKHLHTGLRTARTTAAVTRVVSIIGAVSTAATVFLGAWQVLKARMTPGDLLIFVSYMKNLYSPIKDLSKLSTQFSQAMVSVRRIADLLGNEPDIQDRPDAIKVNHLIGDIRLEHVSFSYLEGCPVLHDLSLQIAPGQRVALVGPSGAGKSTVLNLLLRLYQPSEGTIALDRRNLADYERESLRHNIGVVLQDTLLFRASIAENIAYGIEQAAREQIIEAAREANAHEFIVALPDGYDTVIGERGSTLSGGQRQRICLARALVKQPSILMLDEPTASLDHRSATYIREAITRIQADRTTIVITHHLVGMDLFDRIFVLDQGRLVEQGTHRQLLDQHGLYAGLYAQQSDVYVRPQSGHLT